The Electrophorus electricus isolate fEleEle1 chromosome 4, fEleEle1.pri, whole genome shotgun sequence region CTGAAGGAGTTTTAATACTTTATCCtaaaataatgtcttttaaaatttttgaatattttttcttttattatccAGTCTTGAAGTCAGAGCCTTACAGTTTTCACAGTCTGTGATGTTTGCAGTagaggagatcaacaacagTTCCTCTTTACTGCCTGGTGTCTCACTGGGCTATAAGATCTATGATACCTGTACTTCCAAAGCAGTGGGGGTTCAGGTGGCTATGGCACTTGttaatggaaatgagaaaacagTCTCAGATGAGGTTTGCACAAAACCAGGTCAGGTACAAGCCATAATAGGAGAGACCTTCTCATCAGTGTCCATGCCTGTTGCAATGAGTATTGGACCTTTCAGCATTCCCTTAGTAAGGATTTAAACAATTATGAACAATCACTGTAAATATCTATTAAAACATGTGTGATTGTTTTTAAAGATATGCAGATGTAAAGTTTTAATGTCATTATGATAGCCGGTAGCTGGTGCAATCAAACTTATCGCGAAACATAATGCCTAGGGTATCTGTGATCTGTTTTTAGATCAGTCACGGTGCCACCTGTGAGTGTCTcagtgacaaaaggaaatatcCCTCATTTCTGCGTACTATTCCCAGTGATCACCACCAGAGCAGAGCACTGGCAGAAATGGTCAGGCACTTTGGCTGGACCTGGGTGGGGGCTATAAGAAGAGATGATGACTATGGCAACAGTGGGATGGCTGCATTTACTCAAGTTGCACAACAATGGGACATATGCTTAGAATATTCCCTTCCATTTTATAAAACTTACTCACAGGAAAAAGTTACGAGAATCATCGAGCACATCAAAAGCTCCACTTCTCGAGTGATAGTGGGATTTGTTGACCCCTCAGACTTAGAGATTTTGCTGGATGTATTCTTTCAGCACAACATCACTGGATACCAGTGGGTAGGAACTGAGGCTTGGATCTTAAATCCAGTTTTGGCCACACTGGACAAAAACAACATACTGCAAGGAGCCATAGGACTGGCTGTCCCCAAAACAGAAGTGAAAGGTTTAAAGGAGTTCATTCTAGATTTAAACCGAGTGAAATCTGCAGGCAGTGCCATTTTTACTAAATACTGGGAGACAttatttcattgtaaatatAAAGTACAGAATAATTCAGATGACTCACCAGTGTGCACAGGAAAAGAGAAATTGTCTGAAATTGACAGCATGTTTACTGACATGTCCCTGATgccatattttaataatgtgtataaaggggTTTATGCTATTGCCCATACCCTACATGATCTTCTTGGATGTAAAGAAACATGTCCAACAAAACAGCAGCCTGATTCTCTCACAGTAAGTTAATACCCTGTTCTTGAACTTCATACTGAGCTTTTTAGCCAACATTTAGCACCAATTCAACAATCCATccaaaattatataatttaattggCAATGGAGTGctctttgctgtgctttttaaatataattctcATCACCAAATAAACTGTGATctattttttcagtttcttgaaCAGTTGAAAATGGTGCATTTCAAAACTAAAGAGGGTGAAGAGGTTTATTTTGATATAAATGGTGACCCTGCTGCAAGATATGAGGTCATAAACTGGCAGACAAATAAAGAACATCAACATGACTTTGTCACTGTTGGACTGTATGACTCCACGTTCAATGTTAACAACCGATTAACAATAAATGTGTCTTCCATTGTGTGGGCACAAAATATTAATAAGGTAAGATTTGCAATTTTGTCTTAAGTAAAGGACTACTCGTATGTATAATGGACTTGCAATGCAAATTTGAAGTAAGTAGTTAAGTATGCACCTTTTAAATCTTGTTCAGGCAGCTAAATGTTTCCCTTGATCATAGGTGCCAATATCAGTGTGTAGTAAAAACTGCCCTCCAGGTACTAGAAAAGCTGTACAGAAAGGAAagcctgtgtgctgctttgactgtataccatgtgcagaaggagagatcagtaataTAACAGGTACAAAAACACCCAGAAAGGGGGAATGAAAAATGTTACTATTTCTGCCATGATTAAAAGTCATAGCCACTTTTTGAAAATTCATTTATTGTCCTTGTTTTAAGAGATATACACGATTCTTGTCAAAAGTATTGCCATTAAACTGTCACATTTGTAATGTATTCATTTGACTATTTTTCCTGTGTATTATCCTTGTGTGTCtaatctctctttttctcatttttattattttctgtctcactccatAACAGATTCTATTAAATGTGAACAGTGCTATCAGGACTATTGGTCAAATGCACAGAGGGATAAATGTGTAAGAAAGGAAACTGAATATCTGTCTTATGAGGAAACTATGGGAGTTTTGCTAACAGCTTTTGCTATTATTGGTGCACTTGTGACACTggtaatattagtaatattctttaaatataaaaagactCCAATAGTCAAAGCtcacaactcagagctgagcttcctgctgctcttctctctgactctatgtttcctctgttcacttactttcattggtcggccctctgagtggtcctgtatgctgcgccacacagcgtttgggatcaccttcgtcctctgcatctcctgtgttctgggcaAAACAATAGTGGttttaatggccttcagggctagacgtccaggcagtaatgtcatgaaatggtttgggcctccacagcagagattCAGTGTCTTTTCCTTTACTCTCATACAGGtccttatttgtgtgctttggctATTTATTTCCCCTCCTTTTCCCTTCAAAAATCTGAAAGTATACAAGGACAAGATTATTCTAGAATGTCATTTAGGCTCATccataggtttctgggctgtactgggttaTATAGGATTCCTGGCTCTGTTATGTTTTTTCTTGGCCTTTCTAGCACGGaagttgcctgataactttaatgaagccaaattcatcattttcagcatgctcatattctgtgcagtttggataaCCTTTATTCCatcttatgtcagctctcctggaaaattcactgtagctgtggagatttTTGCTATTCTGGCCTCAAGCTTTGGTTTGctattctgtatatttcttccaaagtgttacataatcATACTGAAACCAGAGAAGAACACTAAAAAACAACTTATTGGTAAAATGACAATTAACTGAGCTAATAATCTAAATGTTTACTGTTATTATGGTCATTTGACTGCATCTTTATTATTCTGATTCACATTttagagaaaaccatttacaaaataattgaGTGAACTAATGGTTTATATTCACTATTATTGTGGACCAGTTAAAAGCTTAATCTCAAAAAAATATGTGTAACTGTTTAATAGGTAACAAACCTCATGACATTAAGTAGATGGATTTAGCAACTTGATTCGCGCACACGTTTATctatttcttattttaattcatttagtTTATTATCAACTTATACTATtcaagttacacacacacacacacatattgttatatatatatatatatatatatatatatatatataattcaagttacaaatttaattcaaacataaacaacaaaagtAAATCAAATACACTATGTTCATAGATAACACATTTTACCAGGGGAAGTCACTGTATAAAAGGAGCACCATAGTGTGTCAGTATGATGGGTTTACGCAGGCACAGAAAGACTTAGAAAGACTTGATCTCATAAACATTACTCCATCTGACAAGCATCAGAGGTAAATAAGGTGTAGATTATGTTCTAGCAGATTATGCTCTGGAagactttcttttttctataTTATGTGCAATGGCAGTTGCTGTAACCAAtattcagttgttgttttttctaatTTTCACCATACCCAATGAAAGCCTTTCACTCTCTACATTCAATGCCATGCTCTCTATCCAAATCTCTCTCAATAGCCCCTCCTCTGGACTATCCCTCTGTGtgcttaaaataaattacaaaggCATTGTATGTATTATATGCATGTTTGGTCATTACAAACAATTATTAAATTTGATTTAGCAAAATATGTTCAAACTGATGTCAATGCAATAGGTCTTACTAGGACTCAGAAAACAAAGTTTATgttgttacagaaaaaaaaacaaaaaactgttgCATTAGTGAATTGTTTTAGTGACTTCAAAGTACAGAAACAATGAGTAGCAACAGAAACATGAAATGTCTAGTAGATCTCTGCCACACCTGAAATCTGAAAAGAAGTCAAAAGGTctgtcaaaatattattttatgctCTTTGAGCAATTTATCCCCAAAGATGTTACAACATCAACAAGTTagtcaaaaaaacaacaactgacaGGCGGGgatttgaaatatttcaaattgGTCTGTTTAAAAGGAGcttcaaataaaattatataatatttattttatagcacGTTTACAACAGAATTGTCACAAAACATCTTTAGGAAAGCCAAGTGCAACATTGGTGAGGAAAAATGACCAAGAAACCTTGAGTGGAACCAAAACTTCCTCTGGTCAGCATTGGCCAGCAtaacaagaacaaaataaacaataggTAAGAACAATTAAACTATCAGTAAGAAGGATATGACTAGGAACAACTAGTGAGTAGGAAGCAGTGGAAAATAAAGGACCAATGAAAGGGGCTAGCAATGGTTATCTGGCGGAAGCAGGGATGATAAAAATATACATCTATGTTTGCTGTCATCAGTGCTGCTAAAGCATACAGTGCCAAGAAGTATGTGGCCCCTGCACAAAACACAGCCTTGTCTGCTGTCTAAGCTCCCAGGAGAGTGCTTCCTCTTCCATGCCCTGCTTCCAAGAGGGCATTGCAGTACCATGAATACCATGACGGTGCCACTGGTGCTGGACCCACCGGACTGGCCAGCTACCACATCTCTAGGGTTGCATGAGCTGCCATCCATCCAGTTTCCTACACAGTTTCCTACCCATTATGCTCCCCAACTCTAATTGTTCTATTCCCCTATCTGCTGCCAAACCAGTCTGGTCCTGTCTGGTCCCTAGGCTTCTAATTCCACTGTGTCTCTATGGTTTGCCATTACAGGTTGTGTGTTTGACCATGTCACCATGTTTGGCCATGTGCCTGTCACTTTTGCTTTTTCCATTACTATCTCAGCCTCCATGTCAGTCCCTGTATTTGTGAGCGTCCCAGTTCCTGTTGCTGTCTCTGCCTTTGTTCCCATGGTTTCAGTCTCCTGGTTCCCAGTACCCTATTCTTCCTGTTGCTCAGTCCCCAGTCATAGCCCTAGGCCCTTCTTTGTATTTTCCCCTGCAGTGTCTCCACTCCTAcctgtgtttacattcctgtctCTGTTCAGGTTCTTCTCCCAAGTCCAGCTCCTGCCATGCAACACCTGTATTGCATCTCCCATTTATAGTTTTTTTATGGTGCAATTACCATAAAGTGCACCATTGGTACAGAGCCACCAGACCCACTGCCaggtaaggaaaaaa contains the following coding sequences:
- the LOC118241228 gene encoding extracellular calcium-sensing receptor-like, producing MEPVFALLHVVIAIINFSKSNGTACILQGESAYPQLSKDGDIIVGGIFSFHGSWEITDSSYVVPPPPVKCTSLEVRALQFSQSVMFAVEEINNSSSLLPGVSLGYKIYDTCTSKAVGVQVAMALVNGNEKTVSDEVCTKPGQVQAIIGETFSSVSMPVAMSIGPFSIPLISHGATCECLSDKRKYPSFLRTIPSDHHQSRALAEMVRHFGWTWVGAIRRDDDYGNSGMAAFTQVAQQWDICLEYSLPFYKTYSQEKVTRIIEHIKSSTSRVIVGFVDPSDLEILLDVFFQHNITGYQWVGTEAWILNPVLATLDKNNILQGAIGLAVPKTEVKGLKEFILDLNRVKSAGSAIFTKYWETLFHCKYKVQNNSDDSPVCTGKEKLSEIDSMFTDMSLMPYFNNVYKGVYAIAHTLHDLLGCKETCPTKQQPDSLTFLEQLKMVHFKTKEGEEVYFDINGDPAARYEVINWQTNKEHQHDFVTVGLYDSTFNVNNRLTINVSSIVWAQNINKVPISVCSKNCPPGTRKAVQKGKPVCCFDCIPCAEGEISNITDSIKCEQCYQDYWSNAQRDKCVRKETEYLSYEETMGVLLTAFAIIGALVTLVILVIFFKYKKTPIVKAHNSELSFLLLFSLTLCFLCSLTFIGRPSEWSCMLRHTAFGITFVLCISCVLGKTIVVLMAFRARRPGSNVMKWFGPPQQRFSVFSFTLIQVLICVLWLFISPPFPFKNLKVYKDKIILECHLGSSIGFWAVLGYIGFLALLCFFLAFLARKLPDNFNEAKFIIFSMLIFCAVWITFIPSYVSSPGKFTVAVEIFAILASSFGLLFCIFLPKCYIIILKPEKNTKKQLIGKMTIN